One Amaranthus tricolor cultivar Red isolate AtriRed21 chromosome 10, ASM2621246v1, whole genome shotgun sequence genomic window carries:
- the LOC130825325 gene encoding transcription factor bHLH153 isoform X2, protein MTELKRSVQPIDPNSFTSVESKRQKVDMSMSSKERKEKLGEKITTLQQLVSPYGKTDTASVLLEAMEYIRFLHEQVKVLSAPYLQNTPATNMEELVHYSLRSKGLCLVPIECTAGLPGSNGADIWAPIKTGSPRF, encoded by the exons ATGACCGAACTTAAAAGGAGTGTTCAGCCAATCGACCCGAATAGTTTCACGTCAGTTGAATCCAAGCGGCAGAAGGTTGATATGTCGATGTCTAGCAAG gaaagaaaagaaaaactcGGTGAGAAGATTACCACACTACAGCAACTTGTTTCTCCATACGGCAAG ACTGATACAGCCTCTGTCCTGTTAGAGGCGATGGAATATATCCGATTTTTACATGAGCAAGTAAAG GTTTTGAGTGCTCCTTACCTCCAGAACACACCGGCTACAAATATGGAG GAGCTCGTACACTATAGCTTAAGAAGCAAAGGGCTGTGTCTCGTACCAATCGAGTGTACAGCTGGATTACCTGGAAGCAACGGTGCAGATATTTGGGCGCCGATCAAAACCGGTTCCCCAAGGTTCTAA
- the LOC130825324 gene encoding putative receptor protein kinase ZmPK1, with the protein MRNQTTSLFLLLLLLFVFTNLNSPTFARNFLPKGSSLNVKDPSNTDNLLISPDKTFTCGFLNTGTTNAYYFSIWFTNSKQKTFVWTSNRDNPVNGRGSRLTLRKNGVMVLTDIDGSIVWQTNTTGSNVERAELLNTGNLVLRDQIGNILWQSFDFPTHTLLPNQIFGKTQKLVSGIGPDMIGTGYFSFFFDTDNVLRMMYDGPEISSVYWPNIGFTVYQNGRTNYNSSRIAVFDDLGTFSSSDQLQFSASDVGIGIKRRLTMDYDGNFRVYSLNESSGLWNITWQAVSKLCDVHGLCGRNGICVNTPKPMCSCPPLYEPIDSSDSSKGCKPKFKRSCSDSRFVELPHVDYYGYDLNFSLGASFEVCKELCVGDCRCQAFSYRVTGQGLCFTKSALFNGFRSDEFPGSLYIRLPSSTQTTLKPVISVNVSRIDCSRGKVLAFPNKYDITSLRFRWVYLYSFFIVIGALEVLILLAGWWFLFRKHGFTASMEGGYQVLSNQFRSYSYKELKKATGNFKEEVGKGGFGAVYKGTLVDDRVVAVKKLGDVVQGEEEFWAEVSTIGKINHMNLARMWGFCSERKHRLLVYEYVPKGSLDKHLFSSTTFLGWKERFKIALGTAKGLAYLHHECLEWVIHCDVKPENILIDENYEAKISDFGLAKLYQRGNHGSSEMTRIRGTKGYMAPEWAMNLPITAKVDVYSYGVVILELVKGIRLSSWVVEDHGDVALEEIPEFVRFVRLAKRKMQNGEDSWVEDLVDPRLEGNFSWNQATMMIEVGLLCVEEDRNKRPTMESVVQALSECCADEN; encoded by the coding sequence ATGAGAAACCAAACAACAtccttgtttcttcttcttcttcttctctttgtCTTCACCAATTTAAATTCACCAACTTTTGCCAGAAATTTTCTTCCAAAAGGATCTTCCTTAAATGTTAAAGATCCATCTAACACTGATAATCTTCTCATTTCTCCTGATAAAACCTTCACTTGTGGATTCCTCAATACAGGAACAACAAATGCTTACTACTTCTCTATTTGGTTCACAAATTCCAAACAAAAAACATTTGTATGGACATCTAACAGAGATAATCCTGTTAATGGCCGCGGCTCGCGCCTAACATTAAGAAAAAATGGTGTGATGGTATTAACAGACATTGATGGGTCAATTGTTTGGCAAACAAACACAACAGGATCAAATGTTGAAAGAGCCGAGCTTCTCAATACAGGAAATCTTGTTCTTAGAGATCAAATTGGTAATATTCTTTGGCAAAGTTTTGATTTTCCTACTCATACTTTGCTTCCTAATCAAATTTTTGGAAAAACCCAGAAATTGGTTTCTGGTATTGGTCCTGATATGATTGGAACTGGGTATTTTAGTTTCTTTTTTGATACTGATAATGTGCTTAGAATGATGTATGATGGTCCTGAAATTTCTAGCGTTTATTGGCCTAATATAGGGTTTACTGTTTATCAAAATGGTAGAACAAATTATAATAGCAGTAGGATTGCTGTATTTGATGATTTGGGTACATTTTCTTCAAGTGATCAGTTACAATTTAGTGCTTCAGATGTAGGAATTGGGATTAAAAGAAGATTAACCATGGATTATGATGGGAATTTTAGGGTTTATAGTTTGAATGAATCATCTGGGTTATGGAACATAACATGGCAAGCAGTTTCAAAATTGTGTGATGTTCATGGCCTTTGTGGTAGGAATGGGATTTGTGTTAATACACCAAAACCCATGTGTAGTTGCCCACCATTGTATGAACCGATCGATTCAAGCGATTCGAGTAAAGGTTGTAAACCGAAATTCAAAAGAAGTTGTTCAGATTCTAGGTTTGTTGAGTTGCCTCATGTTGATTACTATGGTTATGACCTAAATTTTAGTCTTGGTGCTTCATTTGAAGTTTGTAAGGAACTTTGTGTAGGAGATTGTAGATGTCAAGCATTTAGTTATAGAGTAACTGGTCAAGGATTGTGTTTCACAAAAAGTGCCCTTTTTAATGGATTTAGGTCGGATGAATTTCCGGGGAGCTTGTATATTCGATTACCGAGTTCTACACAGACAACATTGAAACCTGTTATAAGCGTTAATGTGTCTCGAATTGATTGTAGTCGAGGGAAAGTGTTGGCGTTTCCGAACAAATATGATATCACGAGTCTTAGATTCAGATGGGTTTATCTATACTCGTTTTTTATTGTAATTGGTGCACTCGAAGTACTTATATTGTTAGCTGGGTGGTGGTTTTTGTTTAGGAAGCACGGTTTTACAGCTTCGATGGAAGGTGGGTATCAAGTACTTTCGAATCAGTTTAGGAGTTATAGCTATAAAGAGTTGAAGAAAGCAACCGGGAATTTCAAGGAAGAAGTTGGAAAAGGAGGGTTTGGGGCTGTTTACAAGGGAACTTTGGTTGATGATAGAGTTGTTGCAGTGAAAAAACTCGGAGATGTAGTCCAAGGAGAGGAAGAATTTTGGGCAGAAGTGAGTACGATTGGTAAAATTAACCATATGAATCTGGCTAGAATGTGGGGTTTTTGTTCGGAAAGGAAACACAGACTGTTAGTGTATGAATATGTACCAAAAGGATCATTAGACAAACACCTGTTCTCGAGCACAACCTTTCTTGGGTGGAAAGAAAGATTCAAGATTGCGTTAGGCACGGCCAAAGGCTTAGCTTATCTTCACCACGAATGTCTCGAATGGGTTATCCATTGTGATGTGAAACCCGAAAATATACTCATAGACGAGAATTATGAGGCAAAAATTTCCGACTTTGGCCTAGCGAAGTTATATCAAAGAGGGAATCATGGTTCATCAGAAATGACTAGAATTAGAGGTACAAAAGGATATATGGCTCCGGAATGGGCAATGAATCTTCCCATTACTGCAAAGGTTGATGTGTATAGTTACGGGGTTGTTATCCTCGAGCTTGTGAAAGGGATTCGACTATCGAGTTGGGTGGTGGAAGATCACGGTGATGTTGCGTTAGAGGAAATACCGGAATTTGTTAGATTTGTGAGATTGGCTAAACGGAAAATGCAGAATGGAGAAGATTCATGGGTGGAAGATTTGGTTGACCCGAGATTGGAAGGTAATTTTAGCTGGAACCAAGCTACTATGATGATTGAGGTTGGACTTTTATGCGTGGAAGAAGATCGAAACAAACGACCAACTATGGAATCGGTTGTGCAAGCTCTTTCGGAATGCTGTGCAGACGAAAACTGA
- the LOC130825325 gene encoding transcription factor bHLH153 isoform X1 encodes MQTLIFSNSEMTELKRSVQPIDPNSFTSVESKRQKVDMSMSSKERKEKLGEKITTLQQLVSPYGKTDTASVLLEAMEYIRFLHEQVKVLSAPYLQNTPATNMEELVHYSLRSKGLCLVPIECTAGLPGSNGADIWAPIKTGSPRF; translated from the exons AACAGTGAAATGACCGAACTTAAAAGGAGTGTTCAGCCAATCGACCCGAATAGTTTCACGTCAGTTGAATCCAAGCGGCAGAAGGTTGATATGTCGATGTCTAGCAAG gaaagaaaagaaaaactcGGTGAGAAGATTACCACACTACAGCAACTTGTTTCTCCATACGGCAAG ACTGATACAGCCTCTGTCCTGTTAGAGGCGATGGAATATATCCGATTTTTACATGAGCAAGTAAAG GTTTTGAGTGCTCCTTACCTCCAGAACACACCGGCTACAAATATGGAG GAGCTCGTACACTATAGCTTAAGAAGCAAAGGGCTGTGTCTCGTACCAATCGAGTGTACAGCTGGATTACCTGGAAGCAACGGTGCAGATATTTGGGCGCCGATCAAAACCGGTTCCCCAAGGTTCTAA